The genomic window ACGCGGCGCGTGCCGTGACCTGCGGCGAAGGCGAGCTGTTCGTCGCCGGTGGCGTGGAAAGCATGTCCCGCGCGCCCTTCGTCATGGCCAAGGCCGAGGCCGCGTACAGCCGCGATCTCACCGTATTCGACAGCACCATCGGCGCGCGCTTCCCCAACCCGAAGATCATCGCCGGGTTCGGCAACGACAGCATGCCGGAGACCGGCGACAACGTGGCCCGCGAGTTCGGCATCAGCCGCGAGCAGGCCGACCGTTTCGCCGCCCGTTCGCAGGCCAACTACGAGGCCGCCCGCCAGGCCGGCTTCTTCGCCGAGGAAATCCTCCCGGTCAGCGTGCCCACCGGGCGCAAGACGCCGCCGAACGTGGTCGAGCAGGACGAGCATCCGCGACCGTCGTCCGACGAGGCCGCACTGGCCCGCCTGAAGCCGCTGTTCGATGGCGGCGTGGTCACTGCCGGCAATGCCTCCGGCGTCAACGATGGCGCTGCCGCGCTGCTGATCGGCTCTGCCGCCGCCGGTGAGCGCCACGGCCTCAAACCACTGGCGCGGATTCTCTCGGCGGCGGCGGTTGGCGTCGAGCCGCGCATCATGGGCGTCGGCCCGGTGGAGGCGATCAACAAGGCGCTCGCGCGCGCCGAACTGACCCTGGCCGACATGGACATCATCGAGATCAACGAAGCCTTCGCCTC from Pseudomonas sp. GCEP-101 includes these protein-coding regions:
- a CDS encoding 3-oxoadipyl-CoA thiolase, with product MLNAYIYAGLRTPFGRHAGALAPVRPDDLVAQVIRELLARTHVPGDAIEDVILGNTNQAGEDSRNIARHAALLAGLPVTVPGQTVNRLCASGLAAVIDAARAVTCGEGELFVAGGVESMSRAPFVMAKAEAAYSRDLTVFDSTIGARFPNPKIIAGFGNDSMPETGDNVAREFGISREQADRFAARSQANYEAARQAGFFAEEILPVSVPTGRKTPPNVVEQDEHPRPSSDEAALARLKPLFDGGVVTAGNASGVNDGAAALLIGSAAAGERHGLKPLARILSAAAVGVEPRIMGVGPVEAINKALARAELTLADMDIIEINEAFASQVLGCLRGLGVDFDDARVNPNGGAIAVGHPLGASGARLALSVARQLQRSGQRYAVISLCIGVGQGLAMVIERA